AAGTTTTAACTTCACTCTGACTCAACGCAGGCAAACCATGAAATaagttttgttattgttgtcgAATGATTTGAATGTTGACACGGAATCGgcatgttgttgtttctgctgaGCAATGTGTTAGCTGCAgttcccagaatgcactgctGCCCTGTTGGTGCCGTGTTGACCGCCTCTCGTCCTCAGGAGTCCTTCAACAACGTCAAACAGTGGCTCCAGGAGATCGACCGCTACGCCAGCGAGAACGTCAACAAGCTGCTGGTCGGTAACAAGTGTGACCTCACGACGAAGAAGGTGGTGGATTACACCACAGCTAAGGTACGTTGTCACGGTTACGGGCTCCCCCGGTGAAACGTGATCGGGAAACTTAACGTTTGAAACAAGCTAACGCTTCTAGTTTGGGTCGGAAATGCCTGGCtttgttagggggcgtgtcTAGTCTGACCTCCGGCTCCTGGTCTCAGTTCCATGTCAGGTGACGtgtttccttctccttcaccaGGAGTTCGCCGACAGCTTGGGAATCCCCTTCCTGGAGACCAGTGCCAAGAGCGCCACCAACGTGGAGCAAGCCTTCATGACCATGGCGGCCGAGATCAAGAAGAGGATGGGCCCCGGGGCCACGGCCGGCTCCTCTGAGAAATCCAACGTGAAGATCCAGAGCAAGCCCGTCAACACCTCGTCCggcggctgctgctgaggcCGGAGACAAACCAACGCCACCGCGTtcgaatcccccccccccccgacccgaGACCAGAGTCCATGTCACGACGCTCCGCAAGGAacccagaggggggggggggggtggacaggAAGGAGGACGAGCTTGTTATTGTGCGTGCAGCTACGACACCAGATCTCCGCCCCCAACCTTTCTAAATCAGCAATAGGACGATAATCTACGCTCGCGTTTTTTCATCCGACACCAAATCAAAGTCTAACGTTTTTAACAGTGACAGGAATTCACTCGTCTTTTGTTTCTCTCACTTTTCCTccgctcctccctctctccctccctccacacacCGAGTCCTCTTTGTCTGGCCGCCGCCCCAACACGCGTCGCTGAGCACCTTGAATGAAGCACACGCTTAAAAACCAGCATCACGCACGTTAGAGCCAATCACACGCCCCCTGGTGAGTCACCTGCTCCTACGTCACGCCGTCGCCCTGGTAACCACGATGACACGACGTCAACATCCTCCCCTCGCGTGTCCACAGTCGTGACTTCTGATCGAGCCCAGTTTGTAGGATAGTTAACATTC
The sequence above is a segment of the Limanda limanda chromosome 2, fLimLim1.1, whole genome shotgun sequence genome. Coding sequences within it:
- the LOC132996003 gene encoding ras-related protein ORAB-1; this encodes MNPEYDYLFKLLLIGDSGVGKSCLLLRFADDTYTESYISTIGVDFKIRTIELDGKTIKLQIWDTAGQERFRTITSSYYRGAHGIIVVYDVTDQESFNNVKQWLQEIDRYASENVNKLLVGNKCDLTTKKVVDYTTAKEFADSLGIPFLETSAKSATNVEQAFMTMAAEIKKRMGPGATAGSSEKSNVKIQSKPVNTSSGGCC